In one window of Tellurirhabdus rosea DNA:
- a CDS encoding Crp/Fnr family transcriptional regulator, whose translation MTTALPQDLSTLLKQHGQLRTFAEGETLVRLGDPMPFVPVVLKGSIRILTEDSEGREMLLYYLRPGESCVATLLSGEPLSTVKAVAEENTDVVFINRELARNWVLHNPTWNAFVLSLYQKRMDELLQTVNEIAFRKVDERLVEALRKHAAHSGSAILYLTHQQLADELGTAREVVSRLLKKLEIDGRIELQRGKIKLTGL comes from the coding sequence ATGACCACCGCCCTGCCCCAAGACCTCAGTACCCTGCTGAAACAACACGGACAGCTTCGCACCTTTGCGGAAGGCGAAACGCTCGTGCGCCTCGGCGACCCAATGCCGTTTGTTCCGGTAGTCCTGAAAGGCTCAATCCGTATCCTGACCGAAGACTCCGAAGGCCGCGAAATGCTGCTGTATTACCTCCGCCCCGGCGAATCGTGCGTGGCCACACTGCTCAGCGGCGAACCCCTCAGCACCGTAAAAGCCGTGGCCGAGGAAAATACAGACGTCGTATTCATCAACCGCGAACTGGCCAGAAACTGGGTTCTGCACAACCCGACGTGGAATGCGTTTGTGCTGTCGCTCTACCAGAAACGGATGGACGAACTGTTGCAGACGGTCAACGAGATCGCCTTTCGGAAGGTGGACGAACGGCTGGTCGAAGCCCTTCGGAAACACGCCGCCCATTCGGGTTCGGCCATTCTTTACCTGACCCACCAGCAACTCGCCGACGAACTGGGCACCGCCCGGGAGGTGGTTTCCCGCCTGCTGAAAAAGCTGGAAATCGACGGCAGAATCGAACTCCAGCGGGGTAAAATCAAGCTTACCGGCCTGTAG
- a CDS encoding MBL fold metallo-hydrolase: MKIEQIYTGCLAQGAYYIESRGEAAVIDPLRETGPYVRKAEQDGAQIKYVFETHFHADFVSGHIDLAQKTGATIVYGPNARTNFEAHVAADGEEFTIGDVRLKVLHTPGHTLESTTYLLIDGTGRDRAIFTGDTLFIGDVGRPDLAIKADLTEHDLAGMLYDSLHRKIMPLANDVIVYPGHGAGSACGKNMSKETTDTLGNQKLFNYALQAKTKEEFIEKVLDGLSQPPAYFAKNAMMNKSGYDSIDTVMERGTQALSPEAFEAAVNEVEALVLDVREAQEFAGGLVPNSINIGLNGQFAPWVGALIPDLKQPIALITPVGKEEETVLRLARVGYDHCIGYLEGGFESWKAAGKEVDTVESVPAEELARRLAEDPALTVVDVRRPAEYEAEHVACAENVPLDYLNDHMAEIPRDKPVYLHCAGGYRSMVAASILKARGFDNVIDVAGGFGAIKGLVPTTDFVCQSKQK, encoded by the coding sequence ATGAAAATCGAACAAATCTACACCGGCTGCCTGGCGCAGGGAGCCTACTATATCGAAAGCCGTGGCGAAGCGGCGGTGATCGACCCGCTGCGCGAAACCGGCCCCTACGTTCGCAAGGCCGAACAGGATGGGGCCCAAATCAAGTACGTCTTCGAAACCCACTTCCACGCCGACTTTGTGTCGGGACATATCGACCTGGCTCAGAAAACCGGCGCTACCATCGTCTACGGCCCCAACGCCCGGACCAATTTTGAAGCCCACGTCGCGGCCGACGGCGAAGAATTCACCATCGGCGACGTGCGCCTGAAGGTGCTGCATACGCCCGGCCACACGCTCGAATCGACCACGTACCTGCTCATCGACGGAACCGGACGGGACCGGGCCATCTTCACGGGAGACACGCTTTTCATCGGCGACGTCGGCCGTCCGGACCTCGCCATCAAGGCCGACCTGACCGAGCACGATCTGGCCGGGATGCTGTACGACAGCCTGCACCGCAAAATCATGCCGCTTGCCAACGACGTGATTGTCTATCCCGGTCACGGTGCGGGTTCGGCCTGCGGCAAAAACATGAGCAAGGAAACCACCGATACGCTGGGCAACCAGAAACTTTTCAACTATGCCCTTCAGGCGAAAACTAAGGAAGAGTTCATCGAGAAAGTCCTCGACGGGCTTAGCCAGCCACCGGCGTATTTTGCCAAGAATGCGATGATGAACAAGTCGGGCTATGACTCGATCGATACCGTTATGGAGCGGGGCACGCAGGCGCTGTCGCCCGAGGCGTTTGAGGCGGCTGTCAACGAAGTGGAAGCGCTCGTGCTGGACGTCCGCGAGGCCCAGGAATTTGCCGGGGGCTTAGTTCCCAATTCCATCAACATCGGGCTGAACGGGCAGTTTGCGCCCTGGGTGGGGGCTTTGATTCCGGATCTGAAGCAGCCGATAGCGCTGATAACGCCCGTTGGAAAAGAAGAAGAAACGGTGCTTCGGCTCGCCCGCGTGGGCTACGACCACTGCATCGGCTATCTGGAAGGCGGTTTTGAAAGCTGGAAAGCGGCCGGGAAAGAAGTGGATACGGTAGAATCCGTCCCGGCGGAGGAACTGGCCCGCCGCCTGGCCGAAGACCCCGCTCTGACGGTCGTCGATGTCCGCCGCCCGGCGGAGTACGAGGCCGAGCATGTCGCCTGCGCCGAAAACGTTCCGCTGGATTACCTCAACGACCACATGGCCGAAATTCCCCGTGATAAGCCGGTCTATCTCCACTGCGCCGGGGGCTACCGGTCGATGGTGGCGGCTTCTATTCTGAAAGCCCGCGGCTTTGACAACGTCATCGACGTAGCGGGCGGCTTCGGAGCCATTAAAGGTCTGGTGCCGACGACGGACTTCGTCTGTCAGTCGAAACAGAAATAA
- a CDS encoding sulfite exporter TauE/SafE family protein translates to MTASEWLGYGAAVLAGMVIGLAGGGGSIMTVPIFVYLFGIAPLLATTYSLFVVSVTSMVGSVSHLLHRRVDLRVTAAFALPSFVSVYLARRFLVPALPDPIVSYDSYSLPKEKAILYFFSIVMLLAARAMIRHQQPEQGEAADGRPRYATLSLDGLAVGLLTGTIGAGGGFLIVPMLVLLAGMPMQRAVATSVVIIAVNSLIGFLGDLHHTEMAWNFLLPFTGLSIAGIFVGLAINRFIPPAKLKKAFGWFVGIVAIYMLVKEIL, encoded by the coding sequence ATGACAGCTTCTGAATGGCTTGGCTACGGAGCGGCCGTGCTGGCGGGAATGGTCATTGGGCTGGCGGGCGGCGGCGGCTCCATCATGACGGTGCCCATTTTCGTTTATCTGTTCGGGATTGCGCCGCTGCTGGCAACCACCTATTCTCTTTTTGTCGTAAGCGTGACCTCAATGGTCGGCTCCGTGAGTCACCTGCTGCACCGGCGGGTCGATCTGCGCGTAACGGCGGCGTTTGCCCTGCCTTCCTTCGTGTCCGTCTACCTGGCACGGCGGTTTCTGGTGCCGGCGCTGCCCGATCCGATCGTCAGTTACGACTCGTATTCGCTGCCGAAGGAAAAAGCGATTCTGTACTTTTTTTCAATTGTGATGCTGCTGGCCGCCCGGGCCATGATCCGGCACCAGCAGCCCGAACAGGGAGAAGCCGCCGACGGACGCCCTCGGTACGCAACCCTCTCGCTCGACGGGCTGGCCGTGGGGCTGCTGACGGGCACCATCGGGGCGGGCGGCGGCTTCCTGATCGTGCCGATGCTGGTGCTGCTGGCCGGAATGCCCATGCAGCGGGCGGTGGCTACTTCGGTGGTGATTATTGCCGTCAACTCACTGATTGGGTTTCTGGGCGATCTGCATCATACCGAAATGGCCTGGAATTTCCTGCTGCCCTTCACCGGATTGTCCATTGCCGGAATCTTTGTTGGACTGGCCATCAATCGGTTTATCCCGCCTGCGAAACTAAAAAAGGCGTTTGGCTGGTTTGTGGGAATAGTGGCGATTTACATGCTGGTTAAAGAAATATTATGA
- a CDS encoding cytochrome P450, whose translation METTVQTQPTPRVKGWPLVGNTFQFVRDPLGFLRQLQQQYSRVVGLRIANRNLTVTLTPDDAKYILQENNKNYHKSEAYRVLQLFLGNGLLTSEGEFWRRQRRLAQPAFHRQRLALLVDTMNEETRELVGRWQTHDPHLPVDISGEMMKLALAIVTRSLFSSNVKQHIDTLSGPINQIIEFAYEALYDFVRIPLKYPTPRNRRYLRAVDKIEAVIYEMINQRRAEQGSVRHDDLLEMLMEVQDEETGERMTDQQLRDEVTTIFMAGHETTANALSWALYLLAKHPDVVQKLRHEFDRVLGPDGQPTAENLRELTYTMQVIHETMRLYPPAWVFSRKPLTDDVLPGGYALPAGNGVLVSPYLLHRDPKFWEAPDEFNPDNFLPEKVKARPTYAYLPFGAGPRLCIGNNFALMEMQVALVHLVRAFDFRTTRRDVIPPEPGITLRPRGGLRLRLRNAE comes from the coding sequence ATGGAAACGACCGTTCAGACCCAACCGACTCCGCGCGTCAAAGGCTGGCCTCTGGTGGGCAACACCTTCCAGTTCGTGCGCGATCCCCTGGGCTTTCTCCGGCAGTTACAGCAGCAATACAGCCGCGTGGTGGGTCTCCGCATTGCCAACCGCAACCTGACGGTGACGCTCACCCCCGACGACGCGAAGTACATTCTTCAGGAAAACAACAAAAATTACCACAAAAGCGAGGCTTACCGGGTCCTGCAACTGTTTCTCGGCAACGGCCTGCTGACCAGCGAAGGCGAGTTCTGGCGGCGGCAGCGGCGGCTGGCCCAACCGGCTTTTCACCGGCAGCGGCTGGCGCTTCTGGTCGATACCATGAACGAGGAAACCCGCGAACTGGTCGGGCGCTGGCAAACCCACGACCCGCACTTGCCGGTCGATATTTCCGGGGAAATGATGAAACTGGCGCTGGCGATTGTCACGCGGTCCCTCTTCAGCTCGAACGTCAAGCAGCATATCGACACCCTTTCGGGGCCGATCAACCAGATCATCGAGTTTGCCTACGAGGCGCTGTACGACTTCGTGCGCATTCCGTTGAAATACCCCACGCCCCGCAACCGGCGCTACCTGCGGGCGGTGGATAAAATCGAGGCGGTCATCTACGAAATGATCAACCAGCGCCGGGCCGAGCAGGGCAGCGTCCGCCACGACGACCTGCTCGAAATGCTGATGGAAGTGCAGGACGAAGAGACCGGCGAACGCATGACCGACCAACAGCTCCGCGACGAGGTGACGACCATTTTCATGGCCGGGCACGAAACGACGGCCAACGCCCTGTCGTGGGCGCTGTACCTGCTGGCCAAACATCCGGACGTGGTGCAGAAGCTCCGCCACGAGTTCGACCGGGTGCTGGGGCCGGACGGACAGCCCACGGCCGAAAACCTGCGCGAGTTGACCTATACGATGCAGGTAATCCACGAAACGATGCGGCTGTATCCACCCGCCTGGGTTTTCAGCCGCAAACCGCTGACGGACGATGTGCTGCCGGGTGGTTACGCCCTACCGGCGGGGAACGGGGTGCTGGTGTCGCCCTATCTCCTCCACCGCGACCCAAAGTTCTGGGAAGCTCCCGACGAGTTTAACCCCGACAATTTCCTGCCCGAAAAAGTGAAAGCCCGCCCGACCTACGCCTATCTGCCGTTCGGAGCGGGGCCGCGGCTGTGCATCGGCAATAATTTTGCCCTGATGGAAATGCAGGTGGCGCTGGTCCATCTGGTGCGGGCTTTCGACTTCCGGACCACGCGTCGCGACGTGATTCCGCCCGAACCGGGCATCACGCTGCGGCCCCGGGGCGGGTTGCGGCTCCGCCTCCGTAACGCGGAATGA
- a CDS encoding YgaP family membrane protein has protein sequence MNLLRKNVGLTDRLLRLMLALLIGAAGMYYQNWLGILALVPLLTALVGFCPLYTLFGINTCPFRPKAGSNR, from the coding sequence ATGAACCTGTTGCGCAAAAACGTCGGCCTGACCGACCGCCTTCTCCGGCTGATGCTGGCCCTGCTGATCGGGGCCGCTGGCATGTATTACCAGAACTGGCTGGGCATCCTGGCCCTCGTTCCGTTGCTGACGGCGCTGGTCGGCTTCTGCCCGCTGTACACGCTCTTTGGTATCAACACCTGCCCGTTCAGGCCTAAAGCCGGTTCAAATCGGTAA
- a CDS encoding glycoside hydrolase family 18 protein: protein MHLLLCLFAFLLAPAAVRAADPFVVIAYYSAGPDRVAEIDARKLTHIIYSFGHLKGNRFAIDNRKDSLTLQKLVELKKQNPALKVMVSLGGWGGCAPCSEVFSSEENRRVFSRSVRENLTYFGADGIDLDWEYPAIPGHPGHRYAPEDKPNFTDLVRKLRQELGRRAEISFAAGGFPRFIDEAVDWTAVMPLVDRVNIMTYDLVHGFSTATGHHTPLYSTPEQRESTDAAVQALLAKGVPARKLVIGAAFYTRMWEGVAPTNNGRYQPGTFKSSTAFRDFDKEYGPGSGFTAYWDDTARAPYLYNAAKQQYVTYDDPRSIALKTRYAREKGLNGIMFWELSLDKPGGLLDTIDRTKREGAR, encoded by the coding sequence ATGCACCTGCTTCTCTGTCTGTTTGCTTTTCTGCTGGCTCCCGCGGCCGTTCGCGCCGCCGACCCGTTTGTCGTGATTGCTTATTATTCCGCCGGACCCGACCGCGTGGCCGAAATCGACGCCCGTAAGCTGACCCACATCATCTATAGCTTTGGCCATCTAAAAGGCAACCGCTTCGCCATCGACAACCGGAAGGATTCGCTGACTTTGCAAAAACTGGTCGAACTGAAAAAACAGAATCCGGCCCTGAAAGTGATGGTGTCGCTCGGCGGCTGGGGCGGCTGTGCGCCCTGCTCGGAAGTGTTTTCGTCGGAAGAAAACCGGCGGGTGTTTTCCCGGTCGGTTCGGGAAAACCTGACGTACTTTGGGGCCGACGGCATTGATCTGGACTGGGAATACCCGGCCATTCCGGGCCATCCGGGCCACCGGTACGCGCCGGAGGATAAGCCGAATTTCACCGACCTCGTCCGGAAGCTGCGGCAGGAACTGGGCCGACGGGCCGAAATCAGCTTTGCGGCGGGCGGTTTTCCGCGATTCATCGACGAAGCCGTGGACTGGACCGCTGTGATGCCGCTGGTGGACCGCGTCAACATCATGACCTATGACCTCGTGCACGGCTTCTCGACCGCTACGGGGCACCACACGCCGCTGTACAGCACGCCCGAACAGCGCGAATCGACCGACGCGGCGGTGCAGGCGCTGCTTGCCAAAGGCGTTCCGGCCCGCAAGCTGGTCATTGGGGCGGCCTTCTACACGCGGATGTGGGAAGGCGTGGCCCCGACCAACAACGGCCGTTACCAGCCCGGTACGTTCAAAAGCAGCACGGCCTTCCGCGATTTTGATAAAGAATACGGCCCCGGCAGTGGCTTTACGGCTTACTGGGACGATACGGCCAGGGCTCCCTACCTGTACAATGCCGCCAAACAGCAGTACGTTACCTACGACGATCCGCGCTCGATTGCGCTCAAGACGCGGTACGCCCGCGAAAAAGGCCTGAACGGCATCATGTTCTGGGAACTGTCGCTCGACAAGCCCGGCGGCCTGCTGGACACCATCGACCGGACGAAACGGGAAGGTGCCCGCTAG
- a CDS encoding pyruvate dehydrogenase complex E1 component subunit beta: MYRKRFFPNFDRFLDQTTSNSHTMREIQFREALREAMSEEMRRDPLVYLMGEEVAEYNGAYKVSQGMLDEFGADRVIDTPIAELGFAGIGVGSAMNGLRPIIEFMTFNFSLVAIDQVINSAAKIMSMSGGQYSCPIVFRGPTGNAGMLSSQHSQNFENWFANTPGLKVVVPSNPYDAKGLLKSSIRDNDPVIFMESELMYGDKGQVPEEEYLIPIGKANITREGNDVTLISFGKMMKVAHQAADELAKNGVSAEVIDLRSVRPIDYATVINSVKKTNRCVIVEEAWPLAAISSELTYNIQRNAFDYLDSPVIRVNSLDLPLPYAPTLIEAILPNVKRTLQAVETVMYRK; the protein is encoded by the coding sequence TTGTACCGTAAACGCTTTTTCCCTAATTTTGACCGTTTTTTAGACCAGACCACTTCTAACTCACATACGATGAGAGAAATACAATTCCGGGAGGCGCTGCGTGAGGCCATGTCGGAAGAAATGCGCCGCGACCCGCTGGTTTACCTGATGGGTGAGGAAGTCGCTGAGTACAACGGGGCTTATAAGGTCAGTCAGGGAATGCTCGACGAATTCGGTGCGGACCGGGTCATCGATACGCCGATTGCCGAGCTGGGTTTCGCCGGGATCGGCGTTGGGTCGGCCATGAACGGACTGCGGCCGATCATTGAGTTTATGACGTTCAACTTCTCGCTGGTGGCGATCGACCAGGTCATCAACTCGGCAGCGAAAATCATGTCGATGTCGGGCGGACAGTACTCCTGCCCCATCGTGTTCCGCGGACCGACGGGCAACGCCGGGATGCTGTCGTCGCAGCACTCGCAGAACTTCGAGAACTGGTTTGCCAACACGCCGGGTTTGAAAGTGGTGGTTCCGTCGAATCCCTACGATGCCAAAGGGCTGCTGAAATCGTCCATCCGCGACAACGACCCCGTTATCTTCATGGAGTCGGAGCTGATGTACGGCGACAAAGGGCAGGTGCCGGAAGAAGAATACCTAATTCCCATCGGCAAAGCCAACATCACCCGCGAGGGCAACGACGTGACCCTGATCTCGTTCGGTAAAATGATGAAAGTGGCCCACCAGGCCGCCGACGAACTGGCGAAAAACGGCGTTTCGGCCGAGGTCATCGACCTGCGTTCGGTTCGTCCGATCGACTACGCGACGGTCATCAATTCGGTGAAGAAAACCAACCGCTGCGTGATCGTGGAAGAAGCGTGGCCCCTGGCGGCGATTTCGTCAGAACTGACCTACAACATCCAGCGCAATGCGTTCGACTACCTGGATTCACCGGTAATCCGCGTGAACAGCCTCGACCTGCCGCTGCCGTACGCGCCGACGCTCATCGAAGCCATCCTGCCGAACGTAAAACGGACGCTACAGGCCGTAGAAACGGTGATGTACCGGAAATAA